DNA from Desulfarculus baarsii DSM 2075:
AGCACGCCGTCCTCATCGACGGTGAGGGTGGAAAAGAAATAAGGCCGGCTCTGGTAGAGCTGATCCAGCAAGGCCTGGGCGGTGGGCCCGCCGAGGCCCACCGGGCAGATGGCCGCGGCGGTTTGGCGCAGTTGGTCGATCACCTCGTCGATCTTGCCTTGTATGGCCCCGGCCAGTTGGTCGAGTTGCGCCTGGCGGACGGGGGCGTCGGGCCGCACGAGCAGGTCGCTGGCGATGAAGGCCTTGACCTGGCCCTTGGCGTCGAGAACCGGCGTGACGTAGGAGATGATCTGGGCGTCGCCCTGGGGGTCGAACTGGTCGTAGCGGGCCTGGGTCCAGGCGGGCTTGCCGCTGCGGGCCGCCTCGCGCAGCCAGGTCAACCGCTCAAAGGGGAAATCCACGCGGCTTTCCTGGGTCAGGCCGTAGCCCTTGACCCGCGCCAACTGGATGTCCACCAGCGGCTGAGCGCCGTCGGCCTGGGGCGCGCTGATCCAGGCCACGCCGTGGACGCCCGGGTTTTCGATCAGATAGCCGCGCAGCATCTCGCTGATGCGCGCTTGCTGATACTTGCCCAGCCGGGCCGCCAGGCTGGCCAATTGTTCGGCCCTGCCCTGGACGGCGCGCTTTTTCTGGTCCAGGGGCTGGTCGAGGTAGATGCCCATGCCCACGATCACCGGCTTGCCGTCCATGGTGCTTTGGCGGGTGTAGGCGTACTTCAGCGAGGGTTTGACCTGGCCTGGCCGGGGCCAGTTGTAGCGGGTCCACCCGCCGCCCTGACGCATGGCCTTGTCGATGTAGGCGCGCACGAAATAGTTGCCGAAGCCGTCCTTCAGCTCGACGCAGTTCTTCCCCTGGATGTCGGGGAAGGCCGGATTGAAGATCTCCACGCCGCTGGGCTCGTCGATGAACACGTAAATGTCGCCGAAACGAAAGGGGCCCTCGGGGTCGGCCAGCAGCTCAAAGGCCGCCCGGCCCTTTTGGGCCACCAGCCGCGCCGCCTCCTCGACCAGTTCCTCGACGAAGCGCCGCTCCATGGGCAGGTCAAAGTCGCCCACGCCGACCACGTAACGCTTGCCGTCCGGCGCCCTGGTCAAACGCAACAAAGCGCTTTTCCATCGTATTTTGCCGGTTTGCGGATCGGGCCAGTCGTAGTGGTACCAAAGTTGCGTCTGGGGGCCATCCAGCAGCCTTTGGTGGGAATTGGCCGAGCGTTTGTTGGCCAAGCCGGTGTTCTGGCCGATCTTTTCGGGAAACGCGCCGTTGACCACCAACACGCCGCTTTCGTCTCGCACGAAAACATAGAGCCCGCTTTGGGCGTCGTACCAGGGGGCCTGCCTGGCGTTCATGGCGACGAACGTCGCCTGGCCCTGTTCCTCGATGGCCGCCGCGGCCTTGGCCACCATGGCGTCGATCTGGCGCGCGCGCTCGCCGGCGTAGGCGCTCTTGTCGTTGACCGGCCGCGAAGGTTGCGGCGTGGCCTCGGCCGTGACGTCGAACCACATCATTGTCGCGGCCGTAACGGCCATCAGCAGGCAAAGCCACAGCACAACGCGCAGCCAGTTCATGAAACCCTCCTTCGCGGTCGAAAAATGATCGGCGATGCATCAAAGGCATAATGCCACGCCCGGCACGGCCAGACCAAGGCTGGAAGGCAAAAAAACGCCGATTGCCGGGGAGGGCGGACCGAGCCGACCGCCGAAAAGCTCGGGCCCAAAAAGCTCAGGCGTTGAAACGCGCGACGAAATCCAGCAAAAACTGCCTAGCCATCTGGTCATCGGCCCGCCGCTTGATCTCGCCGATGCGCGCGATGTGGCGCTCCAACTCGGCCAGATCGGGCCGTTGGCAGAGCAGGGCCTTGATCTTGGGGTGGGGGGTCGGCCGCACGCCCTCGCCCTGCCAATAGAGCTCCTCGTGGAGCTTTTCGCCGGGCCGCAGGCCGGTGAAGACGATCTCGACGCGGCCGGCGTGGATGGGGTCGGCGGCGGCGATGATCTTGCGAGCCACGTCGACGATCTTGACCGGCTGGCCCATGTCCAACAGAAACACCTCGCCGCCGTGGCCCATGTCGGCGGCGGCCTGCACCAGATGCACGGCCTCGGCGATGGACATGAAAAAGCGACTGACCTCGGGATGGGTCACCGTCACCGGCCCGCCCTGCTCCACCTGCTTGCGAAAAAGCGGCACCACCGAGCCGTTGCTGTTGATGACGTTGCCGAAGCGCACGGCCACGAAGGCGCATCCGCCGCCGTTGAAGGCCTCGACGACCTTTTCGGCGGCGAACTTGGTCATGCCCATGACGCTGACGGGATTGACGGCCTTGTCGGTGGAGATGAGCACGAATTTTTCGGCCCCCACCGCCGCCGCCGCCCTGGCCAGGTGGTAGGTGCCCAGCAGGTTGGCGGCCAGGGCCTCCACCGGCTCGGCCTCCATCATCGGCACGTGCTTGTAGGCCGCGGCGTGAAAGATCACCTCGGGGCGCTGGCGGTCAAAGACGGCCTCGACCTTGTGGCGGTCGACCACGTCGCAGACCACGGCCTGGCGCGGCAGATCCTTGGCCAGAAACTTCATGTCCTGGTCCAGATCGTAGAGCCCGGATTCGTTTTGGTCGAGCATGATCAAAAGACGCGGGTCGCGGCGGGCCAACTGCCGGCAGATCTCCGAGCCGATGGAGCCGGCCGCGCCGGAAACCAGCACGACCTTGCCGCTCAACGACGAAAGCCTGAAATGCTCATCTCGCTGGCGCACCGCCGCCCGGCCCATGATCTCTTCCGGGTCCAGCTCGCGCATCTGGCTCCACAGCGGCAGGTGGCCAAAGATGTCCTGGGTGGAAGGCAGCACCCGGCACGACAGGCCCAGCGACCGGCATTCCCGTTGCAACCAACGCTGGACGTCCATGGGCGCCGAGGGCATGGCCACCAGTACGGTCGAGATCTCGGCGCGATTGGCCACCTCGGCCAGGTCGCGCAGGCGGCCCAGAACGGGGATGCCCATCAGGGCCACGCCCTTCTTGGTTGGCTCGTCGTCCAGAAAGCCCACCACCTTCAGGCCCAGCAGGGGGTTGTTCTTGACCTCCTGGGCCAGGCGGAAGCCGGCCCCGCCGGCCCCGGCGATGATGGCCAGCGAGACCTCCCGCATGGGTCGCTGGTGGATGTGAAACGTCTCGCGGTAGAGCCGCGAGGCCAGGCGCAGGGCCACCAACAGGCCCGTGCACAAAAACCAGTCCAGCAGCAGGACGCTGCGCGGCAGACCGCCCAGGCCGTGGCCCAATATGAAAAACAGCGCCACGGCGAACATCGCGCTGGAAGTCAAATTGGCCTTGAGGATCGAGAGCACGTCGCTCATGGTGACGAAACGCCACAGACCGCGGAACAGGTCGAAATACAAAAACCCGGCCACCCGGCAGGCCACGATCACCGGCAGCGTGCCCAACACGACCTTCATCACCGCCGGCGGAATGGCGAAATCGTAGACCAGGGCGAAGGCGAACAGGTACGAGGCCGCCGCCGCCAGCAGATGCAGGCAGACCACCAGCGGCCGCCGGATGGCCAACACCGGCCCCTTGAGGCGCTGCTCGAGGCGGCGCACCAGCGTTTTGAATTTGGCGTTGAGTTTTGCCGCGGTCATTTCGCCGAATCAGCGCTCCAATCGGGGTCGGCCGGCGGGCGAGGCCGCGCGGCGCTCCAGCCCGGTCACGGCCCAACAGGCCGCCCCCACGATGGCCAGGGCCAGGGCCAGGGCCGGTGGCCAGAGCCCGGGCCGGAAATAAACCGCCAAGGCCAGGCCGATCAACGCCGCGTTGATGGCCAGCACGGCCAAGTCCACCTGGCCGTGGCTCAGCCCGGCCCGCACCGCCCGCTGGTAGTAGTGTTCGCGGTGGGCGCGGTGGACGGCCTCGCCGCGCAGCAGGCGGCGCAAGAGGGTCAGCGTGGCGTCGAACAAAAAGGCCATCTGCAAGATGATCACCGCCGCCAGCGGCGCGCCGCCCCTGACCGCCGCCAGCAGGCCAAGGGCCGCCAGCCCGAAACCAAAGCCGTAGCTGCCCGCGTCGCCCATGAAAATTTTGGCCGGCGGCCGGTTCAACAGCAAAAAACCCGCCGCCGCCGCCGCCAGGGCCCAGGCGCAAAAGGCCGGCGGCCACATGCCGCCCAAAGCCAGCATCAGGCCCAAGGCCCCGCCGCCGCAGATGGCCTGCAAGCTGGCGATGCCGTCGATGCCGTCCATGAAGTTGAACAAATTGACAAACCAGCACAGCCCCACAACGGCCAGCGCCCAGCCCCACGGCCACGCTTCCAGGCGCAGGCCTCCCAACTCCAACACCGGCGGGCCGCCGGCGAACCACAGCGCCGCCAACGCCGCCAGCACGTGCAGGCTCAGCCGCGCGCCGATGGGCAGGCCGCGCCGGTCTTCCAGCCAGCCGGCGGCCAGGCACGGCCCGCCGCCCAGCAATAGCGCCCCGGCCCAGGCCTCGTCCAGGCCCAGCCAGGTCCAAAAAGCCGCCACCGCCATCAGCCAGGCCAAGACGCCGGCCAGACCGCCGCCTCGTGGCGTGGGCACGGTGTGGCTGCTGCGTCGGCCGGGCACGTCGATCATGCCCTTGGCCAGGGCGTAGCGCCGCAAAAGCGCCGCCCCGCCGGCGCTGACCACGGCCACGGTCACGGTGATGGCCGTCAACCAGGCGATATCGGCTGGAGGTCTGGTCATCGGCTAATCTTGCGTCCCAGGGCGGCTCGGTCCGGCCGCGCCAAAAAAATTCGCCCAAGCCACGGTTTACAACATCGTGGCCTGGGCGACAAAGAAAAAACGCGCTTTTGACCGCGCCGGCCTACGCCTTCTTGGCGGCCCGCTCTCCCCTGGCCCGCCGCCAGTTGGCCAGGCGCAGCTTGGCCCCGTCGGCCAGCGAACACAGCACAGGCACCACCACCAGCGTGAGCATGGTGGCCATGGCCAGGCCAAAGACCACGGCCACGGCCATGGGCCCCCACCACTGCGAAGACTCGCCGCCGATGTCGGGCCGCATGTTGACGAAGTCGAAGCTGACGCCGGTGGCCATGGGCAGCAGCCCCAAAATGGTGGTGATGGCCGTCAGCATCACCGGCCGAAAGCGCACCAGGCCGGTCTGGATCAGGGCCTGGCGGATGTCGAGGCCGCCCTGGCGCAGTTGGTTGTAGTAGTCGATGAGCACGATGGCGTTGTTGACGACCACGCCGGCCAGGCTGATCACGCCCACGCCGGTCATGATCACGCCAAAGGCCGTGCCCGTCACCAGCAGGCCGA
Protein-coding regions in this window:
- a CDS encoding cache domain-containing protein, which gives rise to MNWLRVVLWLCLLMAVTAATMMWFDVTAEATPQPSRPVNDKSAYAGERARQIDAMVAKAAAAIEEQGQATFVAMNARQAPWYDAQSGLYVFVRDESGVLVVNGAFPEKIGQNTGLANKRSANSHQRLLDGPQTQLWYHYDWPDPQTGKIRWKSALLRLTRAPDGKRYVVGVGDFDLPMERRFVEELVEEAARLVAQKGRAAFELLADPEGPFRFGDIYVFIDEPSGVEIFNPAFPDIQGKNCVELKDGFGNYFVRAYIDKAMRQGGGWTRYNWPRPGQVKPSLKYAYTRQSTMDGKPVIVGMGIYLDQPLDQKKRAVQGRAEQLASLAARLGKYQQARISEMLRGYLIENPGVHGVAWISAPQADGAQPLVDIQLARVKGYGLTQESRVDFPFERLTWLREAARSGKPAWTQARYDQFDPQGDAQIISYVTPVLDAKGQVKAFIASDLLVRPDAPVRQAQLDQLAGAIQGKIDEVIDQLRQTAAAICPVGLGGPTAQALLDQLYQSRPYFFSTLTVDEDGVLRRVAPEAFAAAVGKMTGDPVSTRAVITSGKPVLTKPFATAEGFVACALGCPLPCKANGRDGQVSVTLNPTDLAAEAIPAQLARNCFILRADDGFFVYSDRREDIHRSVLSDPKFQRLYPELAKLGQDIVSQPQGRGSYAASDDDGNAVRRDCLWRTVNFANQRWRVVLFWAD
- a CDS encoding nucleoside-diphosphate sugar epimerase/dehydratase, producing MTAAKLNAKFKTLVRRLEQRLKGPVLAIRRPLVVCLHLLAAAASYLFAFALVYDFAIPPAVMKVVLGTLPVIVACRVAGFLYFDLFRGLWRFVTMSDVLSILKANLTSSAMFAVALFFILGHGLGGLPRSVLLLDWFLCTGLLVALRLASRLYRETFHIHQRPMREVSLAIIAGAGGAGFRLAQEVKNNPLLGLKVVGFLDDEPTKKGVALMGIPVLGRLRDLAEVANRAEISTVLVAMPSAPMDVQRWLQRECRSLGLSCRVLPSTQDIFGHLPLWSQMRELDPEEIMGRAAVRQRDEHFRLSSLSGKVVLVSGAAGSIGSEICRQLARRDPRLLIMLDQNESGLYDLDQDMKFLAKDLPRQAVVCDVVDRHKVEAVFDRQRPEVIFHAAAYKHVPMMEAEPVEALAANLLGTYHLARAAAAVGAEKFVLISTDKAVNPVSVMGMTKFAAEKVVEAFNGGGCAFVAVRFGNVINSNGSVVPLFRKQVEQGGPVTVTHPEVSRFFMSIAEAVHLVQAAADMGHGGEVFLLDMGQPVKIVDVARKIIAAADPIHAGRVEIVFTGLRPGEKLHEELYWQGEGVRPTPHPKIKALLCQRPDLAELERHIARIGEIKRRADDQMARQFLLDFVARFNA
- a CDS encoding MraY family glycosyltransferase, which gives rise to MTRPPADIAWLTAITVTVAVVSAGGAALLRRYALAKGMIDVPGRRSSHTVPTPRGGGLAGVLAWLMAVAAFWTWLGLDEAWAGALLLGGGPCLAAGWLEDRRGLPIGARLSLHVLAALAALWFAGGPPVLELGGLRLEAWPWGWALAVVGLCWFVNLFNFMDGIDGIASLQAICGGGALGLMLALGGMWPPAFCAWALAAAAAGFLLLNRPPAKIFMGDAGSYGFGFGLAALGLLAAVRGGAPLAAVIILQMAFLFDATLTLLRRLLRGEAVHRAHREHYYQRAVRAGLSHGQVDLAVLAINAALIGLALAVYFRPGLWPPALALALAIVGAACWAVTGLERRAASPAGRPRLER